In Endozoicomonas sp. GU-1, one DNA window encodes the following:
- the rimI gene encoding ribosomal protein S18-alanine N-acetyltransferase, with translation MLKSDLEQVTAVEQQSAEHPWRKAHFSDSLTSGYTCELAVLDGRIVGHCVMMTVAGEASILILTVDQSFQRRGIGRQLLQHMLQKAGQSGCNTILLEVRRSNIKAFNLYLHEGFSEIGIRKNYYPMGNHREDAIVMAMEIHRL, from the coding sequence ATGCTGAAAAGCGACCTGGAACAGGTCACTGCCGTGGAGCAACAGTCAGCAGAACACCCCTGGCGAAAAGCACACTTTTCCGACAGCCTGACCTCCGGCTATACCTGCGAACTGGCAGTGCTTGATGGCAGAATTGTGGGACACTGCGTCATGATGACGGTAGCCGGCGAAGCCAGCATTCTGATTCTGACGGTGGACCAATCTTTTCAACGGCGAGGTATTGGTCGGCAGCTATTGCAACACATGCTCCAGAAAGCAGGACAGTCTGGCTGCAACACCATTCTGCTTGAAGTCCGTCGCTCCAATATCAAAGCTTTCAACCTTTATCTTCATGAAGGCTTCAGCGAGATCGGCATCAGGAAAAACTACTACCCCATGGGCAACCATCGGGAAGATGCCATTGTTATGGCCATGGAAATCCACAGGCTTTAA